From Streptomyces sp. CMB-StM0423, a single genomic window includes:
- a CDS encoding patatin-like phospholipase family protein, translating to MDDLKIGLAVEGGGIRGVVSAAMLCALEDCGLNQAFDTIYSASSGAINSAYFLNGETWYPLSIYYDDLATRTFVDFRRVLRGRIMDLDYAFEVVDNVKPLGYEKVIASPTRLHVAVTLVDDIRTEAVTDFTSRADLRAALVASAWLPVALRGTADFRGSRAVDGGVLTPHPYKLALADGCTHVLSLSTRPIQPPAQKLSVSQRWAIRHLDRIRDGLGRGYGEAIERYRDERVMLQRRMTEPGDAPYVLDIAPLSWMPQVKRHELDPGRILGGARGGYEVMYCAVEGKDPALIKNGRIRAVPQLTIVTKDDANNRQRA from the coding sequence GTGGACGACCTCAAGATCGGGCTTGCCGTCGAGGGGGGCGGCATCCGCGGCGTCGTCTCGGCGGCCATGCTCTGCGCCCTTGAGGATTGCGGGCTCAACCAGGCGTTCGACACCATATATTCCGCTTCTTCCGGTGCCATCAACAGCGCCTACTTCCTCAACGGCGAGACCTGGTATCCGCTTTCGATCTACTACGACGACCTCGCCACCCGGACGTTCGTCGACTTCCGGCGCGTGCTGCGCGGCCGCATCATGGACCTGGACTACGCGTTCGAGGTCGTGGACAACGTCAAGCCCCTCGGGTACGAGAAGGTCATCGCCTCCCCGACGCGGCTGCACGTCGCCGTCACGCTCGTCGACGACATCCGCACCGAAGCCGTCACCGACTTCACCTCGCGCGCCGACCTGCGCGCGGCCCTCGTGGCCAGCGCCTGGCTCCCCGTCGCGCTGCGCGGCACCGCCGACTTCCGCGGCTCCCGGGCCGTCGACGGCGGCGTCCTCACCCCGCACCCGTACAAGCTGGCGCTGGCGGACGGCTGCACGCACGTGCTGTCCCTGAGCACCCGCCCCATCCAGCCGCCCGCGCAGAAGCTGTCCGTCTCGCAGCGCTGGGCCATCCGCCATCTCGACCGCATCCGCGACGGCCTCGGCCGGGGCTACGGCGAGGCCATCGAGCGCTACCGGGACGAGCGCGTCATGCTGCAGCGGCGGATGACGGAGCCGGGCGACGCCCCGTACGTGCTCGACATCGCGCCCCTGTCGTGGATGCCGCAGGTCAAGCGGCACGAGCTGGATCCCGGCCGGATTCTCGGCGGTGCCCGTGGCGGGTACGAGGTGATGTACTGCGCCGTCGAGGGCAAAGACCCGGCGCTGATAAAGAACGGCCGCATTCGTGCCGTACCCCAACTGACCATCGTGACGAAGGACGATGCCAACAACCGGCAGCGCGCGTAA